A part of Lacibacter sp. H407 genomic DNA contains:
- a CDS encoding DUF4369 domain-containing protein produces MFKKLLTVSLFLLSCGYIYSQQPFSFTIIDSAGTNSTLTIGESYFMQKFGMNVDSDSVVCKNNRYIFKGTLEHPTAVRIYFSNNKKYGRFNHFFFIEPGNQEIVIKNGEKGLFVASRPATKIENEYQSFLQFVNSDNADAVLEPKLLVSYIQKYPSSYIGLFKLIDQSLMSGFSKEFTAVKTLFSSEIVKTKEYKYFENRYLRQLNLKTLSVVNSEKTKIKIDLSNTEAKHTLLVIWFNDCLPCIHEMKQLVQLNHNSEFSKKIRIIHISVDSLKFINENRTTLKKYGVSWKNYWDVNGEQLKKYIILDSYPSSLLLDNRANVVAQNIDPEEILEYISSGNISLE; encoded by the coding sequence ATGTTTAAAAAACTACTAACCGTTTCTTTATTTCTTTTGTCTTGCGGTTATATCTATTCTCAACAGCCTTTTAGCTTTACAATTATTGATTCGGCTGGCACAAACTCAACCTTGACAATAGGGGAGTCGTATTTCATGCAAAAATTTGGAATGAACGTAGACTCCGATTCCGTTGTTTGTAAAAACAATAGATATATTTTTAAGGGTACGTTGGAGCACCCTACTGCAGTAAGAATATATTTTTCAAACAATAAAAAATACGGGAGGTTTAATCACTTTTTTTTCATAGAGCCGGGTAATCAGGAAATAGTTATCAAGAATGGAGAAAAGGGACTTTTTGTAGCCAGCAGGCCGGCTACAAAAATTGAAAATGAGTATCAGTCGTTTTTGCAGTTTGTCAATTCAGATAACGCTGATGCTGTTCTTGAACCGAAATTGCTTGTTAGTTATATACAGAAATATCCTTCATCCTATATTGGATTATTTAAGCTAATAGATCAGTCTTTAATGAGTGGATTTTCAAAAGAATTTACGGCCGTAAAAACACTTTTTTCAAGCGAAATAGTTAAAACCAAAGAATACAAGTATTTTGAAAACAGGTATCTGAGGCAATTAAATTTAAAAACCCTTTCAGTAGTAAATTCAGAAAAAACGAAAATCAAAATAGATTTAAGCAATACGGAAGCGAAACACACATTGCTGGTGATTTGGTTTAATGATTGTTTACCATGCATACACGAAATGAAGCAGCTTGTACAATTAAACCATAACTCGGAATTCAGCAAGAAAATCAGAATAATACATATTAGCGTAGATAGCTTGAAATTTATTAATGAAAATCGTACAACATTAAAGAAGTACGGCGTTAGCTGGAAAAATTATTGGGATGTAAACGGCGAACAGCTAAAAAAATATATCATTTTAGACAGTTATCCCAGTTCATTACTTCTGGATAATAGAGCTAATGTTGTTGCGCAAAATATTGACCCCGAAGAAATACTCGAATATATCAGCTCTGGCAATATTTCGCTGGAATGA
- a CDS encoding glycoside hydrolase family 97 protein, whose amino-acid sequence MKQFICSITAALLICVFTFAQELRSPNGNFRLQFSLTNTGKPQYQLSFKDKAVILPSTLGLELKADKKSLLHDFTITTTQSNTVDETWQPVWGEVSNIRNNYNELAVTLQQKETNRQLVIRFRLFNDGLGFRYEFPAQKNFNYFVIKEEHSQFAMAGNHTAWWIAGDYDTQEYDYTRSRLSEIRGLMKGAITGNASQTPFSPTGVQTALMMKSDDGLYINLHEAALINYSCMHLNLDDKTNVFESWLTPDAVGDKGYMQTPSTSPWRTVIVSDDARDVLASKMVYNLNEPSKIKETSWIKPVKYIGVWWEMITGKSAWSYTDDFPAVQLGISDFAKAKPHGRHGATTSHVKYYIDFAAEHGFDAVLVEGWNVGWEDWFGQSKDYVFDFVTPYPDFDVVGIREYAKAKGVKMIMHHETSSSVRNYERHMDTAYKFMKANGYDAVKSGYVGNILPRGEHHYSQWIINHYQYAIEQAAKYQIMVNAHEAIRPTGIARTWPNLIGNESARGTEFQAFGGSKPNHVAVLPFTRLIGGPMDYTPGVFEMDISKLNPGNNSHVNSTLTNQLALYLTMYSPLQMAADLPENYMRFPDAFQFIKDVAVDWSDSKYLEAEPGAYITVARKAKKTGQWFVGSVGGDESRTSTIIFDFLENGKNYIATVYADAADAHYKTKPQAYTIKKMAVTNKTKLKQWVAAGGGYAISFEEATPEMIKALKKKK is encoded by the coding sequence ATGAAACAATTCATTTGTTCTATTACAGCAGCGCTGCTGATTTGTGTATTTACCTTTGCACAGGAACTTCGTTCGCCTAACGGAAATTTCCGGTTACAGTTTTCGCTCACCAATACCGGCAAGCCGCAGTATCAACTTTCATTTAAAGACAAAGCGGTGATTCTTCCCAGCACATTAGGACTTGAATTAAAAGCCGATAAAAAATCATTGCTCCACGATTTTACAATCACAACCACACAGTCCAATACAGTTGATGAAACATGGCAACCGGTGTGGGGTGAAGTAAGTAATATCCGTAACAACTACAACGAATTGGCTGTTACGTTGCAACAAAAAGAAACCAATCGGCAACTCGTTATTCGTTTTCGTTTGTTCAATGATGGATTGGGGTTTCGTTACGAATTTCCGGCGCAGAAGAATTTCAATTATTTCGTGATCAAAGAAGAGCATAGTCAGTTTGCTATGGCCGGCAATCATACTGCCTGGTGGATCGCCGGCGATTATGATACACAGGAATACGATTATACCCGTTCCCGTTTATCAGAGATACGTGGTTTGATGAAAGGTGCTATTACCGGCAATGCATCGCAAACGCCTTTTTCACCAACAGGTGTGCAAACTGCCTTGATGATGAAGAGTGATGATGGCTTGTACATCAACCTGCATGAAGCAGCACTTATTAACTATTCCTGCATGCATCTGAATCTTGATGATAAAACCAATGTGTTTGAAAGTTGGCTCACGCCTGATGCAGTTGGCGATAAAGGTTATATGCAAACGCCGTCTACCTCACCATGGCGTACAGTGATTGTAAGTGATGATGCCCGTGATGTGCTTGCTTCGAAAATGGTCTACAATCTCAATGAACCAAGCAAGATCAAAGAAACATCCTGGATCAAACCCGTGAAATATATTGGTGTTTGGTGGGAAATGATCACCGGTAAAAGTGCTTGGTCGTATACCGATGATTTCCCCGCAGTACAATTAGGTATTTCTGATTTTGCCAAAGCAAAACCCCATGGACGGCACGGAGCAACTACTTCCCATGTAAAATATTATATCGATTTTGCTGCAGAACATGGTTTTGATGCAGTGCTGGTAGAAGGTTGGAATGTTGGATGGGAAGATTGGTTTGGTCAATCGAAAGATTATGTATTTGATTTTGTTACACCTTATCCTGATTTTGATGTAGTGGGTATTCGTGAATATGCCAAAGCAAAAGGCGTGAAGATGATCATGCATCATGAAACATCATCATCGGTACGTAACTACGAGCGACATATGGATACGGCCTACAAATTCATGAAAGCAAATGGCTACGATGCAGTGAAGAGCGGCTATGTTGGAAATATTTTACCAAGAGGCGAGCATCATTACAGTCAGTGGATCATTAATCATTATCAGTATGCTATTGAACAGGCAGCGAAATATCAGATCATGGTGAATGCACACGAGGCGATACGGCCAACCGGTATTGCACGCACATGGCCGAACCTGATCGGCAATGAATCGGCACGTGGTACAGAGTTCCAGGCATTTGGCGGTTCAAAGCCAAACCATGTTGCCGTGTTGCCGTTTACCCGTTTAATCGGTGGACCGATGGATTATACTCCGGGGGTATTTGAAATGGATATCAGCAAACTGAATCCGGGCAACAACTCACATGTAAACAGTACACTCACGAATCAACTGGCCTTGTATCTAACCATGTATAGTCCGTTGCAAATGGCAGCCGACCTACCGGAGAACTATATGCGCTTTCCCGATGCATTTCAGTTTATTAAAGATGTAGCGGTTGATTGGAGCGACAGTAAATACCTGGAAGCCGAACCCGGTGCTTATATCACCGTTGCACGGAAAGCAAAGAAAACCGGACAATGGTTTGTGGGAAGTGTAGGAGGGGATGAGTCACGCACTTCAACGATTATATTTGATTTTTTAGAGAATGGCAAAAACTATATTGCCACCGTTTATGCTGACGCTGCCGATGCACATTACAAAACAAAACCACAGGCTTATACCATTAAGAAAATGGCGGTAACCAATAAAACCAAACTGAAACAATGGGTGGCAGCAGGAGGTGGGTATGCTATCAGTTTTGAAGAGGCAACACCTGAGATGATCAAAGCGTTGAAGAAAAAGAAATGA
- a CDS encoding RagB/SusD family nutrient uptake outer membrane protein: MKKILIAITTLMVLIISGCKKDYFDVGPTGSADAGAIFTTTGNAANVMNGIYRYLYSRYDQQNQPGQGGIMLMFDFMGEDVHQAVATWYSPGNGTGGWVNHRNDSYGYTAYPFRMYYRCIGNANSLLDNIDAATGTEADKNKLKAEALTMRAWSYFYLVQIYGKRYAAGAPNTQLGVSMPLTATDLKLPRSTVEENYTQIIKDLNDAITAFGSASTAPSGPQQKSILSRKAALAIRARVALAMQDYVNAAAFAKQVVDLGGHSLMTNAAYQAGFNDLSNPEWLWGAYIQDDQGDTFGSFMGQISYNGNTTYVRGVPKRINSALYTQLSNTDVRKKMWEPAPTAANFPLPTTAFTRVPYMSRKFSIRTLPTIGDVPYIRLAEMYLIMAEAYARTPGKEADAQQALFTLMKNRDPNYVLSTNTGQALIDEIMLHRRVELWAEGHRWFDLKRLNLPLDRTVVPNYVSASAGGLMQVPAGSNLWQFVIPITELQANPNSVQND; this comes from the coding sequence ATGAAAAAAATATTAATAGCAATTACAACTTTGATGGTCCTGATTATCTCAGGTTGTAAAAAAGATTATTTTGATGTGGGTCCTACAGGTAGTGCAGATGCAGGTGCCATCTTTACAACCACAGGAAATGCTGCGAATGTAATGAACGGTATCTACCGTTATTTATACAGTAGATACGATCAGCAAAACCAACCCGGTCAGGGCGGTATTATGTTGATGTTCGATTTTATGGGTGAAGATGTACATCAGGCTGTAGCAACCTGGTACTCACCAGGTAACGGTACCGGCGGTTGGGTAAACCATCGTAATGACAGTTATGGATATACGGCTTATCCTTTCCGTATGTATTACCGTTGTATCGGCAATGCCAATTCATTGCTGGACAATATCGATGCCGCAACCGGAACTGAAGCTGATAAAAACAAGCTAAAGGCTGAGGCATTAACCATGCGTGCATGGTCGTACTTTTACCTTGTTCAGATCTATGGAAAGCGCTATGCTGCGGGGGCTCCCAATACGCAATTAGGAGTATCAATGCCACTTACTGCTACTGATCTTAAACTTCCACGTTCAACAGTAGAAGAAAATTATACACAGATCATTAAGGACCTGAACGATGCCATCACAGCGTTTGGCAGCGCATCTACAGCTCCTTCCGGTCCGCAGCAAAAATCGATTTTGAGCCGTAAAGCAGCGTTGGCCATTCGTGCAAGAGTTGCCTTGGCGATGCAGGATTATGTAAACGCAGCTGCTTTTGCAAAGCAAGTTGTAGACTTGGGCGGTCATTCGCTGATGACGAATGCAGCTTATCAAGCAGGTTTCAATGATCTCTCAAACCCTGAGTGGTTATGGGGTGCCTATATTCAAGATGATCAGGGCGATACATTTGGATCATTTATGGGGCAAATTTCATACAATGGAAATACGACTTATGTTCGTGGTGTTCCCAAGCGAATTAATTCTGCTTTGTACACGCAACTTTCAAATACTGATGTGCGGAAAAAAATGTGGGAGCCAGCGCCAACTGCGGCCAATTTCCCGCTGCCGACTACAGCATTTACCCGAGTGCCTTATATGAGCCGTAAGTTTTCAATCAGAACACTCCCAACCATTGGAGATGTACCTTATATCCGTTTAGCGGAAATGTATCTGATAATGGCAGAAGCGTATGCAAGAACGCCCGGTAAGGAAGCGGATGCGCAACAGGCATTGTTTACGCTCATGAAAAACAGAGATCCAAACTATGTTTTAAGTACCAACACAGGACAGGCATTGATTGATGAAATCATGCTTCACCGTCGTGTTGAACTTTGGGCAGAAGGTCACAGATGGTTTGACTTAAAACGTTTGAACCTGCCACTTGACAGAACAGTTGTTCCAAACTATGTATCTGCATCTGCAGGTGGTTTAATGCAAGTGCCTGCCGGTAGTAACCTGTGGCAATTTGTAATTCCAATTACGGAGCTTCAGGCAAATCCAAATTCGGTGCAAAATGACTAA
- a CDS encoding SusC/RagA family TonB-linked outer membrane protein, with the protein MRKLLTVVLLLLCSLHIMAQEKSVSGKITDEKDGTPLSGVSIIVKGTSVGTTTSSDGTFKLNVPASAKALVITFLDFEEVEVAIGNRTTFNVAMTSTAKSLEEVVVVAYGTQKRESITGSVSKIGAEQLENRLTTNLSQALAGAAPGIAATSGNGQPGSSAALRIRGFGSVNASSAPLYVVDGFPYGGAIGDLNTNDIESISLLKDASSTALYGARAANGVVMITTKRGKAGTPKVNVFVNTGFSERGIAEYDRVGAYEYYPLMWQAMKHGLMFPTTGTGQTEAVAAQNATNGIAAQLIYNPFGVPNNQIVDVNGLMNPNADLQYNDFDWYGPIERNGMRNEVGFNLSSKINKSDYYFSLNYLDDKGFVTKSDYQRVNARIAVNSQVKEWLKTGINLTAAMVTSNQAAGDGSNTFINPFVFARGMGPIYPVRAWDATGDPIRDPFGNQYYDYGIHPGSINRPAGASPGRHIIYETMLNESIDKRNSIIARTFIETKFLKYFTLTGNAGIDLNNTSTQTFQNRIVGDGVTAGGTAGRTANEFRTVSFNQVLNYNQEFGLHEVSALVGHESQQNNDQFFSGSRRGMNLDGNIQLANFVVLNAVNGSLNRLRREGYLSSVKYNFDKKYYFDVSYRRDASSRFSEQSRWGNFYSAGFSWSVMREAFMANVSWVNDLKFRASYGTVGNDELGSYFEYQALYGLGFNNSTNPGALLSTVPTPELTWEVNKTLNIGVEFGMLNNRISGSIEYFDRGSSDLLFEVPQGLSAPVTVKNENIGTMWNRGIEAQLNFDVVKTKVVKWDVQLNVTALKNRITKLPETTPTIVSGTKRLEAGQDIFAFYLRRWAGVDPVDGAGLFHALPGLTTGYRVNAKGDTVTTNPNNAAFHYAGTAIPKFFGSVLSTVTVKDFSLSFLVNYQVGGKFYDGNYAGLLGISYGRALHTDALRAWKKPGDVTDIPRLDINNTGQFNSQSDRFLIDASYLNFRNITLTYKLPKSFVGKIGFDQARVYAGGENLLILSKRKGMNPAESFNGTNSPVYVPNRLWNLGINVTF; encoded by the coding sequence ATGAGAAAACTGCTTACTGTGGTTCTGCTGTTATTGTGTTCATTACACATAATGGCACAGGAAAAGTCTGTTTCCGGAAAAATTACAGACGAAAAAGATGGGACACCACTCTCTGGTGTTTCGATTATTGTAAAAGGAACAAGTGTTGGTACAACAACATCTTCAGATGGTACTTTCAAGTTAAACGTACCTGCTTCAGCAAAAGCCTTAGTGATTACATTTCTCGATTTTGAAGAGGTTGAGGTTGCTATTGGTAACAGAACAACCTTTAATGTTGCTATGACCTCCACTGCAAAATCATTGGAAGAAGTAGTGGTAGTTGCTTACGGCACTCAAAAAAGAGAGTCGATCACAGGTTCTGTGTCTAAAATTGGCGCAGAACAATTGGAGAACAGGCTTACCACCAATCTATCGCAGGCACTTGCAGGTGCTGCACCAGGTATTGCTGCCACTTCGGGCAACGGTCAACCTGGTAGTTCTGCAGCGTTGCGTATCAGAGGTTTTGGTTCAGTAAATGCAAGCTCCGCTCCTTTGTATGTAGTTGACGGTTTCCCTTATGGTGGCGCTATCGGCGATCTTAACACCAACGATATCGAAAGTATTTCGTTGTTGAAAGATGCATCTTCCACAGCGCTGTATGGTGCACGTGCTGCCAATGGTGTGGTAATGATTACTACCAAAAGAGGTAAAGCAGGTACTCCTAAAGTGAATGTATTTGTGAACACTGGTTTTTCAGAAAGAGGTATTGCTGAATACGACCGTGTAGGTGCGTATGAGTACTACCCGCTGATGTGGCAGGCCATGAAACATGGTTTAATGTTTCCTACAACAGGTACAGGCCAAACAGAAGCTGTTGCCGCACAAAATGCTACCAATGGTATCGCCGCACAATTGATCTACAACCCATTTGGCGTACCAAATAATCAGATAGTAGATGTAAATGGTTTAATGAATCCCAATGCAGATCTTCAATACAACGACTTTGATTGGTATGGACCGATCGAACGGAACGGTATGCGCAATGAAGTTGGTTTCAATTTGTCGTCAAAAATCAATAAATCTGATTACTATTTTTCGTTGAACTATCTCGATGACAAAGGCTTTGTAACCAAATCGGATTACCAGCGTGTAAACGCACGTATTGCGGTTAACTCACAAGTAAAAGAGTGGTTGAAAACCGGTATTAACCTAACCGCTGCCATGGTAACTTCTAATCAGGCTGCCGGCGATGGTTCTAACACCTTCATTAATCCGTTTGTGTTTGCAAGAGGAATGGGACCTATATATCCTGTACGTGCATGGGATGCAACAGGTGACCCTATTCGTGATCCATTCGGCAATCAATATTATGATTATGGTATTCACCCGGGTTCTATCAACAGGCCTGCCGGTGCTTCACCCGGTCGTCATATTATTTATGAAACGATGTTGAATGAAAGTATTGATAAACGAAACAGCATTATTGCACGTACTTTCATCGAAACGAAGTTTTTAAAATATTTCACGCTCACTGGCAATGCAGGTATTGATTTAAACAATACCAGCACTCAAACTTTCCAGAACCGTATTGTGGGTGATGGTGTTACTGCAGGTGGTACAGCAGGCCGCACTGCGAATGAGTTCCGCACTGTTTCATTCAACCAGGTTTTGAACTATAACCAGGAGTTTGGCTTGCATGAGGTGTCGGCTTTAGTAGGTCATGAGTCGCAACAAAATAACGACCAGTTCTTTAGTGGTTCCAGAAGAGGCATGAACCTCGATGGTAATATCCAATTAGCAAATTTTGTGGTATTGAACGCTGTAAATGGTTCTTTGAACCGTTTAAGAAGAGAGGGTTATTTATCAAGTGTTAAATACAACTTCGATAAAAAATACTATTTCGATGTATCGTACCGCAGAGATGCATCTTCCCGTTTCTCAGAACAAAGCCGTTGGGGTAACTTCTACTCTGCAGGTTTCTCTTGGTCGGTAATGCGTGAAGCGTTTATGGCCAATGTAAGCTGGGTAAACGACTTGAAATTCAGAGCATCTTACGGAACAGTAGGTAACGATGAATTGGGTTCTTACTTTGAATACCAGGCATTATATGGTTTAGGCTTCAATAACTCAACCAATCCGGGCGCATTATTATCAACTGTACCAACTCCTGAATTAACATGGGAGGTTAACAAGACACTCAACATAGGTGTTGAATTTGGTATGTTGAATAACCGCATTTCGGGTTCAATCGAATATTTCGATCGTGGATCATCCGATCTGTTATTTGAAGTACCTCAAGGTTTATCTGCACCTGTTACAGTGAAGAACGAAAACATCGGAACCATGTGGAACCGTGGTATTGAAGCGCAATTGAATTTTGATGTAGTGAAAACTAAGGTTGTTAAATGGGATGTGCAATTGAATGTAACTGCTTTGAAAAACAGAATCACCAAGTTGCCCGAAACAACTCCTACCATTGTAAGTGGTACCAAACGTTTGGAGGCAGGTCAGGATATTTTCGCTTTCTATTTAAGAAGATGGGCTGGTGTTGATCCAGTAGATGGAGCAGGTCTGTTTCATGCATTGCCCGGCCTTACAACCGGCTACCGTGTAAATGCTAAAGGCGATACAGTTACAACCAATCCAAACAATGCAGCGTTTCATTATGCTGGTACTGCTATTCCAAAGTTCTTTGGATCGGTACTCAGTACTGTAACTGTGAAAGATTTCTCACTGTCGTTCTTAGTGAACTATCAAGTTGGTGGTAAGTTTTATGATGGTAACTATGCAGGATTGCTGGGTATCAGCTACGGTCGTGCTTTGCATACTGATGCTTTGCGTGCATGGAAAAAACCAGGTGATGTTACAGATATCCCACGCTTAGACATCAACAATACCGGACAATTCAACTCTCAGTCTGATCGGTTTTTGATAGATGCATCGTACTTAAATTTCAGAAACATTACCCTTACATACAAACTGCCGAAATCATTTGTAGGTAAAATCGGATTCGATCAGGCAAGAGTGTATGCTGGTGGTGAAAATCTACTGATTTTATCAAAACGTAAAGGAATGAACCCTGCTGAAAGTTTTAATGGAACAAATAGCCCGGTTTATGTACCCAACAGGTTATGGAACCTGGGTATCAATGTTACATTCTAA
- a CDS encoding YwbE family protein — protein MEGTIRAHIKPGMQVLIVLKKDQRTGILTEGIVKDLLTSAPTHHRGIKVRLQDGQIGRVQEIVEDEDE, from the coding sequence ATGGAAGGAACCATTCGAGCACATATTAAACCAGGTATGCAAGTACTCATTGTATTAAAAAAAGATCAACGTACCGGCATATTAACAGAAGGCATTGTAAAAGATCTGCTCACCAGTGCGCCTACCCATCACCGTGGTATTAAAGTACGTTTGCAGGATGGGCAGATCGGGCGGGTGCAGGAAATTGTTGAGGATGAAGATGAGTGA
- a CDS encoding cupin domain-containing protein has product MQQAGFIKNEQLEWQPAGDGIRRKIMAYDPSLMLVKVDFEQGAVGAVHKHVHVQLTHIESGVFEVEIAGERKVLTAGDGFHIPSNVEHGVVCLEKGILIDVFSPMREDFIQ; this is encoded by the coding sequence ATGCAACAAGCCGGATTTATTAAAAACGAACAATTGGAATGGCAGCCTGCCGGCGATGGTATCCGTCGCAAGATCATGGCGTACGATCCATCATTGATGCTTGTGAAAGTAGATTTTGAACAAGGCGCTGTGGGGGCTGTACATAAACATGTGCATGTACAACTAACCCATATTGAGAGTGGCGTGTTTGAAGTAGAGATTGCAGGTGAAAGAAAAGTACTGACGGCGGGTGATGGTTTTCATATTCCGTCGAATGTTGAACACGGTGTTGTGTGCCTGGAGAAAGGCATACTCATCGATGTGTTTAGTCCTATGCGGGAAGATTTTATTCAATAA
- a CDS encoding amidohydrolase family protein, producing the protein MHKVFLIGTLLLATAASAQQKIDFESYNPPSTLVVPQHPVTKSKFPFIDVHNHQFRMPTMDLNTLTTEMDKLNMRVMVNLSGGSGEQISGAAKNIKENKPGRFIVFANVDFKGVGEPGWGEKAAKQLEDDVKNGANGLKIYKSLGFSVKDINGNRVPVDDARLDAVWKKAGELKIPVIIHTADPKSFWDPLDNTNERWLELIINPNRKRGADNPVPFETLINEQHNLFKKHKNTTFIAAHFGWYPNDLQKLSGILDAMPNVVVEFGAVIAEIGRQPKMAKAFFTKYQDRILFGKDSWVPSEYATYFRVLETEDEYFPYHKKYHAFWPMYGMGLPDAILKKVYYKNALRIIPNIDKSGWPE; encoded by the coding sequence ATGCACAAGGTTTTTCTTATCGGTACTTTATTGCTGGCAACAGCCGCAAGTGCACAACAGAAAATTGATTTCGAAAGTTATAATCCTCCTTCAACATTAGTGGTTCCCCAGCATCCGGTTACCAAATCAAAATTCCCGTTTATTGATGTACACAATCATCAGTTCCGTATGCCCACAATGGATCTTAACACGCTTACCACAGAAATGGATAAATTGAATATGCGGGTAATGGTGAACCTGAGCGGTGGCAGTGGTGAGCAGATCAGCGGTGCTGCGAAGAATATTAAAGAAAACAAACCCGGTCGCTTTATTGTATTTGCCAATGTAGATTTTAAAGGTGTGGGCGAACCCGGTTGGGGCGAAAAAGCGGCGAAGCAACTGGAAGATGATGTCAAGAACGGCGCCAATGGATTAAAAATTTACAAGAGTCTTGGTTTTAGCGTAAAAGATATTAATGGCAATCGTGTTCCTGTGGATGATGCAAGACTGGATGCTGTTTGGAAAAAAGCAGGTGAATTAAAAATACCTGTCATCATCCATACAGCCGATCCAAAATCGTTTTGGGATCCGTTGGATAATACCAATGAACGTTGGCTGGAGTTAATCATTAACCCAAACCGTAAACGTGGTGCTGATAATCCGGTGCCGTTTGAAACCTTGATTAACGAACAACATAATCTGTTCAAAAAACATAAGAACACAACATTCATTGCTGCGCATTTTGGCTGGTATCCGAATGATCTCCAAAAGTTAAGCGGTATTCTCGATGCAATGCCGAATGTTGTTGTTGAGTTTGGTGCGGTGATCGCAGAGATTGGCCGACAACCAAAAATGGCGAAGGCTTTCTTCACCAAATACCAGGATCGCATTTTGTTTGGAAAAGACAGTTGGGTACCTTCTGAATATGCCACCTATTTCCGTGTGCTGGAAACGGAAGATGAATATTTTCCTTATCACAAAAAATACCATGCCTTCTGGCCAATGTATGGTATGGGTTTACCGGATGCTATTTTAAAGAAAGTGTATTATAAAAATGCGCTGCGCATTATTCCAAATATTGATAAGAGTGGATGGCCGGAGTAA
- a CDS encoding nuclear transport factor 2 family protein, translating to MKRFLVGMMSFLLFAACNNPKPDEASETTPATTEAKAQPAEFADPKYTEIGKSGLASMTSGDIDAWSSNWADNIVWQWNNGDSIVGKAAVVQYWKDRRANNIDSISFTNQIWLPVKVNQTQATEAAGVWLLSWYSTNAKYKTGKRMIQSIHTVQHFDANDKIDRVVQYLDRVPINAAMAK from the coding sequence ATGAAACGATTTCTTGTTGGAATGATGTCATTCCTTTTGTTTGCAGCCTGCAACAACCCCAAACCAGACGAAGCTTCCGAAACTACTCCTGCCACTACCGAAGCCAAAGCCCAACCTGCTGAATTTGCTGATCCCAAGTACACTGAGATCGGGAAAAGCGGATTAGCCAGCATGACCTCAGGTGATATTGATGCATGGTCATCCAACTGGGCTGATAACATTGTGTGGCAATGGAACAATGGCGACTCAATTGTCGGAAAAGCTGCTGTTGTTCAATATTGGAAAGACAGAAGAGCGAACAACATTGACTCGATCAGTTTTACCAATCAAATATGGTTGCCGGTGAAAGTAAACCAAACACAGGCGACAGAAGCTGCAGGTGTATGGTTACTCAGTTGGTATAGTACGAATGCAAAATATAAAACCGGCAAACGCATGATACAGTCAATACACACTGTGCAGCATTTTGATGCCAACGATAAAATTGACCGTGTAGTGCAGTACCTCGATCGTGTGCCTATTAATGCAGCAATGGCAAAATAA